From Fibrobacter sp.:
CATGTTAATTCCTGGTGTATTGATCAGTTCAGTTAAGCGCTTTTATAGCTATACAAATAATCAGCCATCCACTAAAGTGGCTCAGTATTATAATAATTGATTTTAATTCCATCAGCAATGTAATACATGTTTTTCCCTGTGAGGAAGTTTTCCTTTTGTTATTCAGGGAACCAAAAACCGGGCCACTCTGGGGTAATTGTGAAATATACGGAACAATGGGATCTTCTCTGAATTGTGACCCAATAAAACAACTGCCAAAGCACATACTATATTTAATTGATTCAAATAATTATCACAGGGGTAAATATATGAGTCTTTTTGAGGTAAAATGTCCAATCTGTAAGGGAACCCTCTGGATCGATCCGGCCAGTGGTAAGGTGGTTGACCATAAAACTATCGATCAGCAAAAGACCAGTTTCGAAGACTTTTTAAAGAATCGCAACAAAGGAACCGCCTGGGACGAGAAGTTCCAGAAAGCCAAAGAGGAGGAAAAAAAGAGGAAAACAGAAATTGAGGCAAACTTCAAGAAAGCCAAAGAATCTCCGGAAGAGGGATTACCGGAGCAGATGAAATCACCACTAGATTGGGATTGATCAGGGAGGTTCTCTACTTATGAAAGGATTAATAGCTTTGATATTGGCAAGCACTACACTCTCATGTTCTTCGAATTATCCGGATGGACTGTATGCTGATCTAAAGACCTCAAAGGGCAAAATAGTCCTGGCACTGGAGTTCCAGAAGACACCCTTAACCGTGGCTAATTTTGTGGGGCTCTCCGAGGGCACGATAAAATCATCACGGGGAAAGATTAAATATTATGATGGCCTGACATTCCATAGAGTCGTCCCAGGGTTTGTAATTCAGGGTGGCGATCCAAATGGAGATGGCAGAGGTGGACCGGGATACCAGTTTCCGGATGAGTTCAGCCCTGATCTCAAACACGATTCTGAGGGAATACTTTCGATGGCCAACGCCGGGCCAGGTACCAATGGAAGTCAGTTCTTTATTACCCTTGCGGCAACTCCTCACCTCGATAACCGCCACTCAGTTTTCGGCAGAGTGATAGAGGGAATGGATGTTGTGAAAAAGATAGAGGTTGGTGACAAGATCGAATCTGTAAAGATTCTCAGGATAGGGAAGAAGGCAAGTGAATTTAAAGCTGATCAGGAGACATTTGATACCTTGGTGAAAAAAATTAAAGAAACAGAAAAAGAGCGCATTCAGACTGCGATAAGTCAGAAATATCCAAATGCTTTAAAGACCCAGAGTGGTCTGAACTACATTGTGGTAAAAGAAGGGCAGGGGGAAAAACCAGCCTCTGGAACAAAGATCAAAGTACATTACACCGGAACATTAATCGATGGCAGGAAGTTTGACAGTTCAAGGGATCGCGGTACCCCACTGGAATTCAATGTCGGAACGGGAATGGTGATTCCGGGGTGGGATGAGGCTTTGCTGGATATGAAAAAAGGAGAACAGAGAACTCTGATAATTCCGCCTGAACTGGGTTATGGTCCTTCTGGATATGGCCCTATACCGCCTAATGCCATACTTGTTTTCGATGTCGAATTGATCGATTTCTGATTTGATGTATTATGAACGTCTGCCTCTGCTGTAAAGCATGCAGGCAGCGTTCATCGCCGACCTGAGACTCTCTGTAGAGGCTTTTCCAGTTCCTGCGAGATTAAAGGCTGTGCCATGTCCCACAGATGTGCGGATTATGGGCAATCCCGTTGTAATATTGACTCCGTGTTCAAAATCCAGAGATTTCAATGCAACGAATCCATGGTCGTGCAGCATCGATACTACTCCGTCAAACTCGCCCTTAAAAGCCCGCATGAAAATGGTATCAGGTGGATATGGTCCTGATGCATCGATTCCTTCCTGTTGTGCCTGTTCTATGGCAGGGGTGATGAACTTTGGTTCCTCATCACCGAAAAGTCCGTTTTCTCCGGCGTGGGGGTTTAGACCTCCAACAGCGATACGTGGTTTTCCGATGCCCAGATTTTTCATGGCGCTGTCAAGGAGTTGGATGTTTTTCAGAACACGGTCTTTAGAGATCAGGTTTATCGCTTCTTTCAGGGAACAATGGGTAGTAACATGCGCTACTCCCACATTTTTTAGGAGAAAAAGCATGGTAAAATCGCGGGTACCGGTTCTGTCCGCAAAGATTTCCGTATGTCCCGGGTAATTGATACCTGCCATCTTCAGGGATTCTTTACTTATGGGGTTTGTGATAACACCTGCGGCTTCATTTTTCATAGCCAGGTCAATAGCCCGGATAATGTATTCGAAAGCAGCTTTTCCGCAGACAGCCTGTGCTTTACCTTTCTGGAACTGATCCGGTGAGATGATACCAGGATCAAGGACGTTTATTCCAGAATCGTCAAATTCTTTTAATGATGTGATCTTGTTGAATGAGGGAGAGATTCCCACGATATCTGCGGCCTGGATAAGAACAGAGAGGTCACCCAGTACCGCTACATTAAAAGGGCCCTTGAAATCATGAAGGGTTTTTATTGTGATTTCCGGGCCAATTCCGGCAGGATCTCCCATTGTGAGGACAAAGAGAGGTTTTTTTTTGTCAGAGTTCATATTTACTCCGCTGAAAAGCTAAATCCAGGTTAAAAAAATGCCGATACAATAATATGAACGAACTGAAAAGACTTCTGATCAGGCAAGCGGTTGAGTTGTACAAGGAGATTTATCCCTGTTCAGCAAGGACCAGTTTAGGTGACTGTTTCACTACTGAGGAGAAGAGAATCATGTTCTGGTTCAACACCTCAGACAAAAGCACCCACGTTCTGACTGCAGATATGCAGGAATTCTCATTTCAGACTGCTAACAGTGAAGCCTGAGATCTGTGCCTGCCCGGTTATTCTCAGGCTCAACCCGCAGCAAAGATCTTTAATTCTACTTTTTACTTTTTCGCAGTGCAGAGGCGATATTTTCCAGACCCTGGTCTTTAGAGATAGAGGCGGCGCGGTTTTCGCGTTGAATCCGCTCGTAAATCTCTTCGCGGTTGACGGCAATGTTCTTCGGGGCTTCGATGCCCAGCTTGACATGCCTGCCATCGAGGTCGACAATTTTTACGGTGATGTTATCACCGATACGTATGGATTCGCCGAGTTTTCTTGTTAAGACCAGCATGTCTATTTCTTCCTCAGAATTGGTTCCTGCGTAGTGTAGCGTTCGTCATCAATAATGATCTGTTTTCCGATTCGTCTGGTACGGTTGATGACAATCGGTCCGACAAGATTGGCAGTGGATTCCAGAGGGTTTTCCCTGATAGTTACGATAACGTAAAGCAGGATATCCTCAGCTCTGGTTATGGCCAGGTCCTCCATCTGCTCCTTGACTATGTTTGGAGAATAGTCGGGAAGGAAAGTCAGAGGGTTTATAATAGCAAAGCGCAGTCGAGAGCCGTCCACACAGACAAGCCACTCAAAAGGCTGGTATTCCGGAATAGTTACAATTACAAATTCCTTGTTTTTTTCGAAACCTGGAATTCCTGCCGGAAATGTCAATACATCTTCTTTTGAATAAACAAGGTCCTTAAAGAAATCACCCATATTCAGGAGGCTCCCTGTAGGTACTGGTACGATGGAATATTTAAAAAATCGTTTATCGCCCCGGGAATTGTCAATCATTAATGAAAAGGGTTGCCGCAGCCCTGTATTTCAGAGCGGCGGCAAGACCTGGATTATCTGATGCTATCCCTGGAGGAGACTGAGAACGTTCTGAGGGAGCACATTAGCCTGAGCAAGCATGGCGTTGGATGACTGTAAAAGGATCTGATGCTTTGTAAATTCGGTCGTCTCGGATGCAAAATCAGCATCGCGAATCACGGATTCTGCGGCCTGCATGTTCTGCACCTGGTTTTCCTGGCTTGTCAAAGCGTGTTCGAGACGGTTTACAATAGCACCGATATTTGCTCTCAGTGTATTGACACTCATCAATGCGTTATCCAGAGCGGAAATGGCTGCGGTGGCGCTTGATTGAGCGGTGAGGCTTATATCGGTAGTCGCTATGCCGATAGCAGTCGTGTCGATGGAGTCGATACGGAACTGGATTATGTCCTCTTCGGGATTGTTGTTGGCGCCGATATGAAGAATTCCGCCATCATCGGTTCCCCATGGAGCATCTCCGTTAAGAAGACTCATTCTGTTATACTGAGCTCCGCCAACTATTCTGTCAATTTCACTTGTAAGCTGGGTAACTTCAGCCTGAATAAAGGTTCTGTCGGTTGAAGTCAGTGTATCGTTGGATGCCTGTATTGACAGTTCACGCATTCTCTGCAGCATGGCATTAACTTCGGTCAGCGCTCCTTCAGCGATATTAAACAGCGCTATGCCGTCCTGGACGTTTCTGGAGCCCATTGACAGTCCGCCTACCTGAGTACGCAACTGTTCAGATACACTCAACCCGGCTGCATCATCAGCGGCCCGGTTAATACGCAAACCGGTTGACAGCTTCTCCAGAGACTTGGCGAGGTGTCGATCAGTCTGCCTGAGCGAATTCCCGGTTATCATCGCCGGTACGTTGTGGTTGATGCGAGGCATATTGCCCTCCTTTTATTTGTGCTTCCGTGCAGCCGGTTCTGACCCGAACTGCCCTCCTTGAGTCATCCTGACCTTACCTGCTTCCTTGCTTTTTGCAGTAATATGCAATGGCCGTGCCAAACTCGTTTTGCCCTTTATTCATTGAATTGGCCATATTTTCCTTCTGCCTTTATCAAGCACCGGGAAATTTTTGCCCGGTACTAGAGAAAATTGACCAGTGATGGTTGAATGATACGCGCTGCAGACTGCAGTGCAGCCTTGTACACATTTTCAGCCAGTAAAAACTTGCTTATTGTATCAGCCATATCCGCATCTTCAAGCTCGGAAATAAAAGAAGTTATTGCGGTTGTCTGACTATCGTTGCGGGAGAGTGTAGTCTCCAGACGGTTAATTCTGGCGGCGTTTCTTGTCTGCGCAGAGAGCATCACCTCAAACACGTCATCGAGCTCTCCAATGGCTCTCTCTATTCCGGGTTGATCGTTTTTTAAAAGGCTTTCCCCAAAGCGGATCATCATGCCCATTAGCTCATTTCCACTGGAATAATCGGTGATCATCTCCTCCAGAGATATATTGATCGGCATGACTATACCACCCTCTATCTCCCTGAGGATCTCTCCTGTAGTGGTGACAGTCTCACCGAAGACGTTTTTTCCCTTGGAGAGGTAATCAAACTCCATCCTCACACCATCGGTTGCATAGTTTGTCATGACATCTATGGCCAGATCCGCATTGAGGGGAGTAATTGTCCCTGCTTCATAATCAATCGTGTAGTCGACATTTTCTACATAGGTTGTGGTGCCGATTCTCAGAGAGAAAGTGCCAGGAATGATTCTGGTGACAGGGGTCATATCGAATGCATTGAATATCTGTGTCGGTGTGCCAACACCGCCTGCACTCGCATCGAAACTGGCCATTCTGAGATTGTCGTAATCATCTACAGATCCAGCCGAAGAGGAATTGACTATAACTGGCGGAATCTTTGACTGAGGTCCACTGAAGATGTAATCACCTTTGTACTGGGTGTCAATCAGGGTTATCAATTGACGGAAGATCTGCTGTACTTCGGCATTTATAATTTTGCGCTCTGCTGCGGACTGGGTATCGTTGGCTGCCTGTACTGCCAGTTCTCTTGCCCTCTGCATCAGAATGTTCATGCTGTCCATGGCCTCACCGGTGATGGTCATATAAGACAGCCCGTCATTGATATTCTTCTTATACTGCTGGTATATCTTCAGTTCGGAGGTCATATTGATGTCATTTGCAACATCAACCGGGGCATCCGACGGGCGCAAAAGGCGTCTTCCTGTAGAGAGCTGTTCCTGCAGATGAACCAGTTCATTGTAGCGGTTACGGATAACATGCTGCACGTTCCGGTTAAGTTGCGATACTGTGACTCTCATACTTTCCTCCGATTACATATTCAACAACACATCGAGCATCTGGTTGACTGTTGTGATCAGTCTTGCAGATGCCTGATAGGTGTGTTCAAATCTGATAAGATTTCCCATCTCCTCATCCAGCGAGACTCCTGCTATGGCGTCCTGATGAGACTCGTACTGGGCAACGAGAAATTCTCTTGTTTCAAGGCTGGCACCGGCCTGGTTTCGGCTCAGTCCCAGTTCTCCAATAAATGCGCTGTAGAAACTTGTAAATGTGGCGGTGTAATTTCCGTGCAGGTCTGCTTCCATTGTTAATTCGCTTCGCAGCTTTGCTATCGCGACGGAATTTGTGTTATCTCCGGGCCCCAGGTATCCGCCGCTTCTGTATTGAAGATCAACTCTGAGATCTACAGTGTCATATCCTGCATGCAGGGTCTGAATTGTTCCTTGTATGTAGTCAACTACATAGTCTACTCCTTCGACCAGCACGGTATCCGGAGAATAGACAATCACTGTTCCTTTAACGATGTTGCGTGCTTCAACTGGTGCTCCAGATGAGGGGTCACGGTAGAGCTGCTGCGGAGCAGCGCCGAAATTGTGGCTTCCGGCAGCCAGCACATTCTGTGTGGCAGTGTGGTTCTCTCCACCGCCTGCTGCGGCTATGTTCTGTACAGAAGCCAGAATAGCGGGACTCAGGTTGATATCAGAGGCTCCTGTGGTTTTTGGATCAAAAAACTCTATGCCTGTGTATCCGTTGAGGCTGTAACCTCTCCAGTGAAGTTCATTTACCCTCTCAACCAGACCTCTGGCCAGAGTATTGAGCTTCTCCTGAAAATTGGGGATTATAATGTCCCGGCTCTCGATCAGGCCCTTCAATTGACCGCTAAGAGGTTTGAATTGGTTTTTGGTTTCCGCTACTCTGATACCAATTTCTCTCATCGATGTACCGTCGGGCAGGTCAAATGAGGTGGTAAAAGTTTCAAGTTTCTGATAATAGGCGGGGGCCACAAGCAGATTGCTGCCGCTTGAAATAGATATTTGGCCGATTTCGTTTTCAATAATTGACACATCGACTATTGACGAGAGTTCCTTGACAATCATATCTCTCTTGTCGCGGCTGTCATTTGCGTGCTGCATTCCGGTCTCAACAGCGCCGATTTCAATATTGAGATCATAGATCTTCTTTATGAGTTCATTTACCTTCTCCACCCTCTGTACAATCTCGTCATTTCTGGTCCTGCGGAGATCACTCAGTTCATTAGAGAAATTATGGAATACATCGTTGAGCGCCAGGGCGTTGGTTTTCACCATTTCTCTTGCTGACAGGCTGGATGGGTTGTTGGAGAGGTTTTGCCAACTGTCAAAGAAGGAATCTATGAATGACTGGATACCGGTATTACCAGGTTCCATGAAGATGTTTTCGATGCTCTCCAGGGTAAAGTCGATCTCTTTCCATAGTCCGACTTCCTGGTTCTGGCTCTGGATCTGGGCGTCGATAAAGCTGCTTCTTACCCGTTCAATATTGATGACATCCGCTCCCATCCCAATCTGACCGTAAATAGGGTCCCGGCGGTATGCTGCAGCCTGATTGACACGTTTTCGGGAATACCCCTCAACATCGGCATTGGAGATATTCTGTCCAGTTACATTTATAGCCATCTGGGAAGCTACCAGACCGCGCATTCCGACACCAAGGGTTGAGAAGAGTGACATTTTAGCCGCCTATGCTGTTTTGTTTATCAGTGTAGATGTTGAAGGTGTTCCTGCTGTTCTGCCTTTGATACCGTACTGAGCGAATTTTCCGTTTGCCTGCTGCAGAAAAGAGAATGTGTTTCCGATAAATCCTATTGCCTCTTCAATAAGTATCTGGTTGCTTGTGTTGAGCTTCGAGAGGTCATTAATCTTCTGCTTGAGAGATGTGTGGATTGACGAAAACTTCTGTCTCCACTGCTCCGGCAGTTTCTCTATGATCTGATGCAGCTTTGAAACTGCCGCTGGGAGACCCAGAAATGAGGAGATCGTTTTAACGCACTCTACCCTCTGCTCTTCGAGTTTCTCTATCTGATAGATCTGTTTTTCCTGTTCAGAGGAGTGTTGCTGCAGGGCTGTGAGATCATTTTCCTTAATGGCTTTATTGAATGCCTCTGCAGTCTCCACCATCGAAGAGTGTATTTCAACCTCACGGGAAAGAATATGTTCAAGTTCCTGGAGTGATTTTTCCATAAACTACTCCTTTGAAAAGCGCTCCTTATATTCCAGTACTGACTTTACATAATCAATGGTCTCCCTGTACGGGGGAATACCGTTATATTTCTCAACAGCAGCGGGCCCGGCATTGTATGAGGCAAGCGCCAGTTTTTCATCACCATTGAATCGGTTAAGCATAAGGCGCAGATATTTCACTCCACCATCTATGCTTGCCCAGGGTGAGAAGGGGTGTGTAACACCCATATCAGATGCTGTGGTGTCCATGAGCTGCATCAATCCCTTTGCTCCGGCACGAGAGACCGCATAAGGGTTACCTGCTGACTCCTGAGCTATAACCGCGGAGATCAGAGCCTTGTCCACTCCATACTTTTCACTGGCCTGATTGATAAAAACATTCCACCTGCTGACCTGAGCAGTAACTGATTTGCTTCCGGTTTCCCGTCCAGTACCGCTTTGAGGAATAAAAGCCTTATCGAGCATCCAGGGCTCCATTCCACCGATATTCCTGAGCTGTTCCAGGGAATTACCCGGGTTTTCATAGCGCTCGAGTTCCTTTACAATGAGGTCGGAAAGACCCAGAGATGCATGATTTCCAATCATTTTGGCATATTCGTCATCGAGCATCTCAGTATAGATTTTTTCTCCGAAGCCCATTGGCAGCAGTGGGTTTTCACCTGTGGTTTTGCGCATGGCACGGAGCATCATAGAGGTAAAAATCGACTCAAATTCTTTAGCTACTTTTCTGATTCGATCAGAAGTCTGAGGAGAATATGTCTGAGAAGATGTAATTATTGCAGCATGCATAATTGTGAATCCTTTCGGTGGAGACCTTAAGCAACAGTAATGCCAAAATGTAACTTGGATAAAATCAATGACATAGGAAAGACAGTGCCAGGAAATAAGGGGAAAAAACTTCCCGGTAGGGGAAGAATTATCCTGGCTTAGCTGGTCTTTTTGGAGAGCTGAAGAGTTTCACTCTGTACACATGGAAGATCTGAAAAAAACTATATTGGAATACTATATTAATATCAGAATTCTTTTTTTCAAAGGTATGACCAGTCCGGACAGACCTTTGATTTCGGGACAGGAACTATGAAAAAACTTATGTTGGGAAATGAAGCTGTGTCCCGTGGCGCATTCGAAGCGGGTGTTACGGTTGCTACAGCTTACCCTGGAACTCCAAGCACTGAGATAACCGAGTATCTCTCCAGTTACCCGGAAATTGATTCGGAGTGGTCGGTTAATGAGAAAGTTGCATTGGAGATCGGTATCGGAGCATCGATTGCCGGAGCCAGAGCACTGGTCTGCATGAAGCATGTTGGTTTAAATGTGGCGATGGACCCGCTGATGTCTATCTCCTATCCCGGGGTTAACGGTGGTCTGGTGATAGTGGTTGCTGATGATCCGGGGCAGCACAGTTCACAGAACGAGCAGGATACCCGTTACTTCGGAATTGCTGCAAAGGTTCCGGTACTGGAACCATCTGACAGTCAGGAATGTAAAGATTTTGTTATAAAGGCATTTGAACTGAGTGAGCAGTTTGACACGCCTGTAATTCTCCGGCTCTCGACCCGTGTATCGCACTCTCAGAGTGTTGTTGAACTCGGGGAGCGTCAGCAGATTCCACTGAAAGATTTCCAG
This genomic window contains:
- a CDS encoding peptidylprolyl isomerase → MKGLIALILASTTLSCSSNYPDGLYADLKTSKGKIVLALEFQKTPLTVANFVGLSEGTIKSSRGKIKYYDGLTFHRVVPGFVIQGGDPNGDGRGGPGYQFPDEFSPDLKHDSEGILSMANAGPGTNGSQFFITLAATPHLDNRHSVFGRVIEGMDVVKKIEVGDKIESVKILRIGKKASEFKADQETFDTLVKKIKETEKERIQTAISQKYPNALKTQSGLNYIVVKEGQGEKPASGTKIKVHYTGTLIDGRKFDSSRDRGTPLEFNVGTGMVIPGWDEALLDMKKGEQRTLIIPPELGYGPSGYGPIPPNAILVFDVELIDF
- the pdxA gene encoding 4-hydroxythreonine-4-phosphate dehydrogenase PdxA, whose translation is MNSDKKKPLFVLTMGDPAGIGPEITIKTLHDFKGPFNVAVLGDLSVLIQAADIVGISPSFNKITSLKEFDDSGINVLDPGIISPDQFQKGKAQAVCGKAAFEYIIRAIDLAMKNEAAGVITNPISKESLKMAGINYPGHTEIFADRTGTRDFTMLFLLKNVGVAHVTTHCSLKEAINLISKDRVLKNIQLLDSAMKNLGIGKPRIAVGGLNPHAGENGLFGDEEPKFITPAIEQAQQEGIDASGPYPPDTIFMRAFKGEFDGVVSMLHDHGFVALKSLDFEHGVNITTGLPIIRTSVGHGTAFNLAGTGKASTESLRSAMNAACMLYSRGRRS
- the csrA gene encoding carbon storage regulator CsrA, which gives rise to MLVLTRKLGESIRIGDNITVKIVDLDGRHVKLGIEAPKNIAVNREEIYERIQRENRAASISKDQGLENIASALRKSKK
- a CDS encoding flagellar assembly protein FliW yields the protein MGDFFKDLVYSKEDVLTFPAGIPGFEKNKEFVIVTIPEYQPFEWLVCVDGSRLRFAIINPLTFLPDYSPNIVKEQMEDLAITRAEDILLYVIVTIRENPLESTANLVGPIVINRTRRIGKQIIIDDERYTTQEPILRKK
- a CDS encoding flagellin, whose translation is MPRINHNVPAMITGNSLRQTDRHLAKSLEKLSTGLRINRAADDAAGLSVSEQLRTQVGGLSMGSRNVQDGIALFNIAEGALTEVNAMLQRMRELSIQASNDTLTSTDRTFIQAEVTQLTSEIDRIVGGAQYNRMSLLNGDAPWGTDDGGILHIGANNNPEEDIIQFRIDSIDTTAIGIATTDISLTAQSSATAAISALDNALMSVNTLRANIGAIVNRLEHALTSQENQVQNMQAAESVIRDADFASETTEFTKHQILLQSSNAMLAQANVLPQNVLSLLQG
- the flgL gene encoding flagellar hook-associated protein FlgL; the protein is MRVTVSQLNRNVQHVIRNRYNELVHLQEQLSTGRRLLRPSDAPVDVANDINMTSELKIYQQYKKNINDGLSYMTITGEAMDSMNILMQRARELAVQAANDTQSAAERKIINAEVQQIFRQLITLIDTQYKGDYIFSGPQSKIPPVIVNSSSAGSVDDYDNLRMASFDASAGGVGTPTQIFNAFDMTPVTRIIPGTFSLRIGTTTYVENVDYTIDYEAGTITPLNADLAIDVMTNYATDGVRMEFDYLSKGKNVFGETVTTTGEILREIEGGIVMPINISLEEMITDYSSGNELMGMMIRFGESLLKNDQPGIERAIGELDDVFEVMLSAQTRNAARINRLETTLSRNDSQTTAITSFISELEDADMADTISKFLLAENVYKAALQSAARIIQPSLVNFL
- the flgK gene encoding flagellar hook-associated protein FlgK, producing MSLFSTLGVGMRGLVASQMAINVTGQNISNADVEGYSRKRVNQAAAYRRDPIYGQIGMGADVINIERVRSSFIDAQIQSQNQEVGLWKEIDFTLESIENIFMEPGNTGIQSFIDSFFDSWQNLSNNPSSLSAREMVKTNALALNDVFHNFSNELSDLRRTRNDEIVQRVEKVNELIKKIYDLNIEIGAVETGMQHANDSRDKRDMIVKELSSIVDVSIIENEIGQISISSGSNLLVAPAYYQKLETFTTSFDLPDGTSMREIGIRVAETKNQFKPLSGQLKGLIESRDIIIPNFQEKLNTLARGLVERVNELHWRGYSLNGYTGIEFFDPKTTGASDINLSPAILASVQNIAAAGGGENHTATQNVLAAGSHNFGAAPQQLYRDPSSGAPVEARNIVKGTVIVYSPDTVLVEGVDYVVDYIQGTIQTLHAGYDTVDLRVDLQYRSGGYLGPGDNTNSVAIAKLRSELTMEADLHGNYTATFTSFYSAFIGELGLSRNQAGASLETREFLVAQYESHQDAIAGVSLDEEMGNLIRFEHTYQASARLITTVNQMLDVLLNM
- a CDS encoding flagellar protein FlgN codes for the protein MEKSLQELEHILSREVEIHSSMVETAEAFNKAIKENDLTALQQHSSEQEKQIYQIEKLEEQRVECVKTISSFLGLPAAVSKLHQIIEKLPEQWRQKFSSIHTSLKQKINDLSKLNTSNQILIEEAIGFIGNTFSFLQQANGKFAQYGIKGRTAGTPSTSTLINKTA
- a CDS encoding lytic transglycosylase domain-containing protein yields the protein MLDDEYAKMIGNHASLGLSDLIVKELERYENPGNSLEQLRNIGGMEPWMLDKAFIPQSGTGRETGSKSVTAQVSRWNVFINQASEKYGVDKALISAVIAQESAGNPYAVSRAGAKGLMQLMDTTASDMGVTHPFSPWASIDGGVKYLRLMLNRFNGDEKLALASYNAGPAAVEKYNGIPPYRETIDYVKSVLEYKERFSKE